A segment of the Lolium perenne isolate Kyuss_39 chromosome 3, Kyuss_2.0, whole genome shotgun sequence genome:
gcacgggaggaccagcaacgttggaaagaccccaaaaagctgcatgagagagttaaaggacgtcatttatccagctacgctcttacaaaagcagagaaggaaatattttttgaatgtcttagcagtatcaaggtcccgtctggcttctcctccaatataaagggaataataaatatggagaagaaaacattccagaacctgaagtctcatgactgtcacgtgataatgacacagttgcttccgattgcattgagggggcttctaccggaaaatgttcgactgcccattgtgaagctatgtgcattcctcaatgcaatttctcagaaggtaataaatccagaaattctaccgaggttgcagaatgatgtggtccaatgtctcgttagttttgagctggtgttcccaccatccttcttcaatattatgacacatctcctcgttcacctggtcgatgagatttccattctcggtcctgtgtttctacacaatatgttcccctttgagaggttcatgggagtcttgaagaaatatgttcataaccgtgctaggccagaaggaagcatctccaagggctatggaacagaggaggtcattgaattctgtgttgactttattcctgaccttaagccgattggtgttcctgaatcgcggcatgaagggagactaagtggaaaaggcacgctaggaaggaaatcaatgatatgtagggacgggatttctttgactcaagcacactacacagtcctacaaagttccaccttggtggctccatatatcggtgaccacaagaactttctacgctcccgtaACCCGgcggtcgaacgattggattagacgtgaacacatgtcgtctttcggcggttggttgcaaaaacatctcctgaataacaaacatattgaagatcagttgtacttgtcggcccagacaccatcttcgatcgtagtgactttccaagggtacgagataaatgggaatacattttacacgatcgcccaagataaaaagagcaccaaccaaaacagtggtgtccgctttgatgcaataatgaatgaaggcccaaatgacacatattatggttacatagaggatatatgggaacttgagtatggaccttcttttaaggtccctttgtttaggtgcaaatgggtcaacaaaacaggaggcggggttcaggtagacaagttgtatggaatgacaacagtggatctcaacaatcttgggtatagagacgaaccattcgtcctagccaaggatgtggcccaggttttctatgtgaaggatatgtctaccaaaccaagaaaaaggaaacataaggaaacaaatacatcaaacgatgagccaaagcgccacatagttctttctggaaaaagaaacatcgtgggagtggaggacaagacagacatgtcagaagattataatcagtttgatgaaattccacccttcagagtgaacattgatccaagcatcaagttaaatgatgaagatgctccatggttacggccgaagaagattaattaaatgatgaagatgctccatcatcaagttaattgaagaatgttcatggcacaaatgagtatctcaacatggcaatcaatttcccatttatttttgtgtaatcatgtaactgtatgtaagatattaaaagtggagatgcgccacgggagatttcccaaccctttccccaacactgttagatgagatgtagtcgttcaggggcttggcaaggcgtatcgatgctccttttataggcacggcacctcttctactttgtcttgttccttcgatagggcgtcgtgcgctacatgctttatctcatcgagcagtgcgtccacccatgtgttcttatcctgccgacatctttagtcccggttgtacccaccagccgggactaaaggttaccacacgtccttatcccaccgacagttttgttagatgacacaaaaaaggatctttagtcccggttgtacccaccagccgggactaaaggttatccacacgtccttatcccaccgacagtttttggcgccactgcgttcccgcctatttttcttcccgcgctttccactgcttcccgcctccgtcctcccgccattttttcactatatatatgttggcttggcctccatttacatatcacatctagactcatatctgcaaacctcatcaccaggtcacatggcttccatcgtatctctaaccctccgggaggcggaggcgctttgcgcgtcgaactacccctgcccgccgggctacagcgtccctaccggctggttgctgagcgtcggaggggtaccggtccctcctgtccctctaggtgtggcgcgcgagatggccatcacgaaccactactacttcgagctcacgccagagcagcggaggaagccccagtggcatcccgactacagcccgacttgggagagcttcttcatcaatcggcgtgagagggcgctcgccaggcacgaggagggcggcccgcctccttcgaacttcaacgaggctggccgtcggctgtggtggcgcgaccgaactctccagggcgtcatggcccaccgtggccgatgccagcgacgatgatgacggcgactacgacgactacagtggcgagtactatagggctaggcacgagtatgactgaatgactcgaacagtcgaatctggccatgtatcttaattaattttcagttgagctaggcacgagtactatagggctaggcacgagtactatctggccatgtatcttaattaattttcagttgagttctgtactttaattccacatgtaatctggcgggaaacttttctcatcatcagcgtctgccacaacgactttattgaaaatacaataaaatagataaacaactagtctagtcgatctactcgtcgtcggaggttgtctcggtccaaatgtcgtcccaccgagggtcgttgtcggcccaagttgtattcgggttatcgagctcgaacacggcgacgacccgacgatggcgcctgttggacctgcgttgtgcccggaggtcagcgaagaacgcggcggtgttgtcgacgtcgttggggaactgcgccctccactggcgcatcaactcctcgtcatgctcggcgattgcgatccggcgctgcacctggcggtggcggcgacggtcctcgtcgtcgacgaggcacggcgtcggcgcgaggaactccgcctcctctagcgattcgacgtctgggaagttcatgtcgcaccgtggccgccgaaatcgccatgcggccgcgtcgtaagcgcgcgccgccagctccggggtgttgtacgtgccgagggtgagccggaagccaccggcacgcatctcggcgtagaacctaccgttcggccgcgctcggacgccacggaaaccggacgagccgcgacggcgcggcggcatcccggcgacgaatgaacggaggcgacggcgacgtgtggttccgcgcgcacgcggcgcttatagcacagcgacgcggcaagtttggcgacaggtggcgcgggaagcggcgggcgtggcacgtggaagcggcgacgacaggtggcgcgggaagcggcgggcgtggcacgtggaagcgggatctacacgccgcacggcggtggcggcgggcgaggcacgtggaagcggcggtgacacgtggcacggggaagggacacgtgtggcggtggcggtggtgggcagtacacggcggtggcccgtacatggcggtgacggtgctggctgtgcggtggcggtggcggtggtgggcagtacacggcggtgccgacggtggccagtacacggcggtggcggtggtgggcagtacacggcggtggcccgtacctcGCGGTGCCGCCGGGTCGAGGCACGtggacgcggcggcggcgacacgtggcacggggaagggacacgtgtggcggtggcggtggcggtggtgggcagtacacggcggtggcccgtacatggcggtgacggtggtggccaggcggtggcggtggcggtggtgggcagtacacggcggtgggcgGTGGTGGGCCGGCGGGGGCGCCTGTGGCCCCTagacggcggtgacggtggtggccaggcggtggcggtggcggtggtgggcagtacacggcggtgccgacggtggccagtacacggcggtggtgggcagtacacggcggtgccgacggtggccagtacacggcggtggcggtggtgggcaggcggtggcggtggcgacagtggccactacacggcggtgacggtggtggcggtgcggtggcttttttcatttgaaataaggcgggaatgaaattttttaaaaaaattggcctttggacccggtttgtattacaaaccgggactaaaggccttttttgcgcgcgcagcgaaaacgcagcaaaaaagacctttagtcccggtttgttttacaaaccgggtccaatggggggtCTTTGGGCCCGGTTTGTAAAacgcaccgggtccaaaggggggggGGGCACTATAACTGTCGccccttcgtctccgcggagatcaatcccgcggagacgaaggcaaacgacgccgccaggctgccgccgtgccgcgccgccgttcgccgccgCCGTGCACCGCCGCCTCCACGCGcgtgcgccgccgccgctcgaccacccgcgcgcgccgccgccctccgTTCGCCCGCGCGCGCCACGCGCCCGAGCCGCCGTtcggccgtgcgccgccgccgccgtcgcctccacgccgcgccgcccgcctcctctccgccggccgCCACCGCGCCTACGCCCCGCCaccgcgcctcctcctcggccgcctcctcctcgacagccgcccgcctcctctccgccggccgCCACCGCGCCTACGCCCCCGCCaccgcgcctcctcctcggccgcctcctcctcgacagccgcccgcctcctctccgccggccgGCAAAGGTGAGCCCGGCCCCCCGGCCACACcccctttttttttttgtttcttatcAAATTTGACATATTAGATATATATTAGATGTATCAAATTTGTTAGTATAGTTGTTAATTAATTAGTATAGTTGTTAGTATATAGTTGTTAGTATATTGTTAGTATAGTTAATTCGAAAAAAATGTTATATAGAAAATAGTGAAATTTATATATGATTTGTTAGTATAGTTGTTAATTAGTATAGTTGTTAGTATATATTGTTAGTATATAGAGTATAGTTAATTAGTATagtcggcgcccctcaaacgggtagtgccggcgctctcaaatggtagtgccggcgctctcaaacggtagtgccggcgctcgatcctcaaacggtagtgccggcgcccctcaaacggtagtgccggcgctctcaaacggtagtgccggcgcccctcaaacggtagtgccggcacccctcaaacggtagtgccgacgccctcaaacggtagtgccggcgcccctcaacggtagtgccggcgcccctcaaacggtagtACCGGCGCTGACTAAATAGatagtgccggcgccgactaaaTAGTGCCGACGCCCATTAACATAAAAGTAGTAAAGTTATTTTTTAATTcatgttaacgttggtacatatatatatatgatttgttttcgtagctacgatgccgcgacagcgacagccggcgggccgtggtctgactctcaccgaggagatggagcagatgggggaggtccgggactgggctccgccggggtggcattgggaggtcttagcttccgggtcgcgcaccttggtgcggaatccgggtcccgttgtcgacccggatattctttggtggaggtcttatgggccacggtcgtttcagagggagccggccccgccggaggaggtagctcagcgcattgaagcggaggaccagcacgttcgccgttacatgtacgcgttagacaacatgtataggaccggatggagcgttatgcggggatctcatgttagctatgctcccgttgttgttccgtggctttgggggcacacccagcacggctcaggacccggtcggcgccctctaggacccggtctgcgcggttgagtggttgtagtagtgattgatatgtattagggttaaataaacatgaacccgatctatgtatgcatgtaatcacagattctgctttcagcactatattatcgatccttagttaagaactacacatatgtaactccattttcagttttctgcattatccttaatttgatcatatgatggttcctatgtatagcttgcaggtcgttgtagaaagcatggagagagatgaaattcaagaaaatttcatggaggaactcatagcaaacggtactctggatgatcgcgacgacgacgttattccagatgatggcggtgacgatgtcaccgcaacttatttgaatgactccggtgagggagcggaggatattgaggaagaagatcctagtggcgccggtgaggaacaagatcatcataatggctcccgaactgtagttatcaccgaggtatataaattaattaagccgctgttgatcgactagatgcattaactaatgaaattgtactgactatgaactatttcttttttagccctccggatcgagcacttcttctgtaaagtcgaggaagcgaggcccggccaaaaagttggatgacggtgttaggcacgacatcacccacatcgagaaggatggtaaaccgattgctccagagaaaggtgcaaaggcatttatagctcaatgcggagtgcttgttagggaccacgtcccgatcaccgttcgagaatggcacaagccgaagggactagtgctgtctgcagaggaagaagctcaaggtctttatatcgatgatgtagccaaaaacagcattatgaacaagctcatggcacatttcaacatagtacccgaagaggggggtgacgctgagaaggccaagatggagcaggccctccgcgagtttggcaagaagaagatggccgaactattcaagagccacaaaaaaagattgcgccgccttatcaagttaaagaagactccggacagtgagaaggtaaaaaatcactgggacgaattcgtgaagtacagcacggagtcagaagaatttttgagaaggtcggaaataaataaggcaaatgctgcgttgaagctatatcaccaaattctgggtccaggtggatacagggctaaccgtcctaagtgggaggcagctgaggcggaactgaccagtaaagggatcagattagggacatacggttggatcgaacggtgcaaggagtggttctacgggattgggggaacgttggatccagaaacagggaagtgcatctataagaaagctcatctgaaggttcccattgatgccctggaaaaggcacatagggacgtggaggcggggttgttccagcccgaaagagagaacgatgagctgacacgcgcccttgggaacaaagaacacggcggacgaacacgaggcacagcaggctccgttccgtggaagtatggctttctgcggaaaggaagagatttccgataaaagccatgagaggaggaaggcaagggaaacagaccacctggctaacttagaggagggtatgagcaccatgcaagcccaattaaccatggtaacccaagtacttacatctcagatggctcgggggcaggctgtagatcctgcactgctcaatgccatcgccccgctgcaatctcaaccacaccggaaaagcagcgtggcttcctctcagcaggtggataatgatgatgatgaccaggtggtcgagcctcctcgctacccccccgtggatgatctcactgagagccgtccttgtgagctgcatgttaaagttttcaacctatccttcaaggcggcggtcggcatcctcttacctacaaggtcttaccattgccgtccgatccaagacgactttgctgttgtgatggtggctgaagtgttgagagagtatgaggggttggtgcttgagcaccctgcaggtgaagatggggaaatcaaagaactgggagaagcccgtagaaccaccgtgcaatggcggaaggagaacattgtgtttccaggtgagaagccaacaagcaggccacctccgcctcctccgccacctcagtctcctccgcgtgatgattctcctctgcgcgatgatgattcccctatccatgaccagtctcctccgcgtgaaaatactccgccgcctcctcctcctcgtcaggagactccgccgcttccacctaagcaaaagaggaagcggtccgcggcacctcctacagctccgaagagatcatcaactccaatgagggaacagactccagagttgttgccacatgagcagatcgaagagcaaaaggcgtttcttgcaactgcgccgaagaagatgtttattccaccgcagacagtgaagcactttgccgagacgagaatgaagagacctgagctgagagctgattatgaccgctctcttggacagtcctctagagcgatgaaagaagcaaaaaaagtcgcccagcttggacagcaggacattcaggccgcaccccacttcatcgtggagccatatcatgatccagagacggcatcgatgatcgaacgggcggctagagctcagggagcatcagttgagtacgaagattactatccaacggctcaagtggtaaacaagtatagatacggatctgatctcgtcaaacctggcgagctcgcgcgtctagggactcagatgcgaaggttgcatgactggtacctgaaagcctgtcgaagatgtgaaacctacatcacggtgtatcttagagatgagcattacttccggggggaagacgagataaacattgagttagaagaactgtttcagttattcaatcaagacgccctcgacaaagctgtcatcggtTGCTACCGcctcgtaagtgatttatttgtgtaattaagtttgtagctcattcatttgcactaacaattatcctcattatattctttgtgtacgctatacatttaattatgcagaatgaagaagctggaatacaaaagaggcaagctcctaccgctggggttcatagacccaaacacggttcatgaagttacggttcgagacttcgccaaggacacagaggacaacatcgtaatgtttttagagaagcaagcagacaaagaggatatattctttccctacaacttcaagtgagtgttatatataacatacattatgcttgtgcaccttccactttattctcgtaatcattgagctatgcttgtgcagtttccattttattctcctaatcattgatcttcaccttggagtcgtaaacgtcatggactcgaaacgtaaagaatatgcggaatgggcggacatggctgccatcctccagaggtagtttcaatcaatttcgtattggcatcttcatctgctctaattcgaagatatcatcaactaatcaattactcatttactcattattttttgccgggcagggcttggaaacggttcatcaatactgttccgggtgaatggaaaccggagcttacatttagagattaccctgtaagtagtactatatatatagctatgtccgtgaaactttatatatgatatttactttcaatacgatgcttgattattagtttgatcgaactattttttcgtaaagtgtatgaggcaggaaaaagggaataacttatgtggatactacgtctgcaccttcatgcgtgacatgtcctgtcccaagggtggggatgcccaaatacaccacactcgtgtacgataacaaattttcacaattaatcttaattagtaccatctattgtattgagttccattcatatattgatctccttttttaaatatagatgacacgcctgcgggacactctcataacagcggatcaaataaaagcaattcaagaggaaatcgcgggattctttattaccgaggtccttaccccaggtggagagcactatcggaagatcgtgacggcggaggatattcgttcaggaaaagttgtattgtaaatatgcatgcattacgtgtactgtgttgactatgtcgtgtactgttgacgatgtctatatatattcatgacgattttttgtggtttcttgaatgatatatatatgcattgctgaaactctgccgcggcaaggGAAACAGATCGTTTCTTCCGCCgcgcagagaaacgctggtacagcccaaatctgcgccgcggcagagaaatagcaattctctgccgcggcagagaaacataggcccggttcgtaccacgaaccgggaccaaagcccttccagcgcgagctccctggtcgcaccacgtgttgaggcctttaggcccggtttatctttgaaccgggactaaagggtaccccctttagtcccgcctagttggtcccggttcaggaaccgggtctaaaggcccaaatggaccgggcctattgcccagtTTTCCACTAGTGCACACGCAGCACCGAGGTCGAGGAAGCACGTGACCCTGGCGAAGATGCTGGCAGCACAACCATCCCCGTGGAACAGTTAGATGCAATGGCCACAACCGTCCTCGTGGAAGAGTTAGATGCAATCTGCACAAATTCGACAACCTCGACCGGTGACGAATGGATGGTCTACTGGATCCCTTCAGACCCCCATGTGTATCCAAAAGATCTAGATCTAAAGCTAGGGTTTGCAGAAGCTTACAACAACCGAAATGATCGACGCGAAGGAAGAAGACAACAATCCGCGGTTAGTAGCCGCCGCCAGCCTCGCCGACCGTGCGGGTGAGGAAAAGTCGGCCATGTCGCTAGTTCGGGAAGGGTGGATAAGCTCAAAATGGGGGAAATGAGGGATTTGGATTTGGCAGTGAGAGGGCACGCATGCTAGTAGCTTACATGGGCTAGCTGGCTGCTACATTGTTGTTGCACGCCTAGCTCCCGGCTAGCTAGCGCTACTTTCGCCATTGATAAGTTTTAGTTTGTTGACATTTTGCTAATGTTACTTTAGACATCTTAGTTAGTTGAGATAGTTATTAATTATTGTTGTAAATTAATATCAGATTTGTTGTTCATATTTTTAGCGCTTGTAAATTGTTAATGATGTAGACCGTTGTTATAAACACCTAACTTTTTTGTTGGATTCACTAGTGATTACTGTTGTAATTATATCAGTGATTTGTTGTAAAGATAACTTGGCATTAAATATTAGTTTGAGATTTttcttgttgaaattattattgttGTAGACACttaattttttctgaaatttatttttaattatttttgtaAATACATTAGTGATTTTATTGTAACAATATCAAATTGTTGCCTTTTTTATTGAAATCATTGTTTATTTTTTATTGTAAACACCTAACTtttttgttgtattttaattttaACTATTGTTGTAAATACACGAATGATTTTATTGTTAAAATAATTGTTTGCTATTTGTTGTATGTATTTTTATTTATTATTGTAAATACACCAACGGTTTTATTGTAAAGGTATGAAATTGTTAAATTTTTATTGAAATTATGGTTTTACTCTTTGTTGTAAACACATGTTTTTTTTGTAGGACTGTTATACTAGTACTAGAGTATTTTTTGTTAAACCTCATCATTAGCCACGGTATGCTCTACTACCCAAATGAACATGATCTCCACTAAAAAATAAAAGCAGCAGTGGCAACCGGTCCTTCCAC
Coding sequences within it:
- the LOC127341238 gene encoding uncharacterized protein; its protein translation is MKKLEYKRGKLLPLGFIDPNTVHEVTVRDFAKDTEDNIVMFLEKQADKEDIFFPYNFNFHFILLIIDLHLGVVNVMDSKRKEYAEWADMAAILQRAWKRFINTVPGEWKPELTFRDYPCMRQEKGNNLCGYYVCTFMRDMSCPKGGDAQIHHTRMTRLRDTLITADQIKAIQEEIAGFFITEVLTPGGEHYRKIVTAEDIRSGKVVL